The Bos indicus isolate NIAB-ARS_2022 breed Sahiwal x Tharparkar chromosome X, NIAB-ARS_B.indTharparkar_mat_pri_1.0, whole genome shotgun sequence genome has a window encoding:
- the LOC139180963 gene encoding DDB1- and CUL4-associated factor 12-like protein 2: protein MAPEQTGNKKREEPAPQKAAEGSSSLSSSSLSSSSPGSSSPGSAAVHADGPQPPTKPKRMVVRRSLVDYLRGREVGAPGRAGLSGFDSELHGFAVRKLPELLRERELSLGTVDKVFASQWLNARQVVCGTKCNTLFVVDVRSSQVTRIPLIRDRGHPPAHAQPGCGIHAVQLNPSKTLLATGGENPNSLAVYWLPTLDPLCLGDHGHKDWIFAIAWMSDTVVVSGSRDGTLGIWKIDPDVFRSSIAWRNAAGLSVYAHIRPAEVEDVPRAATNPRNCKVRAVAFGAKRQELGAVTMDGYFHLWKAQNTLSRLLSIRLPYGRENVCLTYCDELSLYAVGSQSHVSFLDLRQGHQSIRYLCSREGGTGVRSLSFYEHIVTMGTGQGSLLFYDIRAQKFLEEKVSDSQHSSPRPTGRRFRLICGRGWLNQDDLQMNDLSALAELPNALYTHCYNWPEMKLFVAGGPLPSNLRGNYAGLWS from the coding sequence ATGGCCCCGGAGCAAACAGGTAACAAGAAGCGGGAAGAGCCGGCGCCCCAGAAGGCCGCAGAGGGCTCGTCGTCGCTGAGCTCGTCGTCGCTGAGCTCGTCGTCGCCGGGCTCGTCGTCGCCGGGCTCGGCGGCGGTGCACGCAGACGGCCCGCAGCCTCCCACGAAGCCCAAGCGGATGGTGGTGCGGCGCTCACTGGTGGACTACCTGAGGGGGCGCGAGGTGGGCGCGCCGGGCCGCGCCGGGCTCTCAGGCTTCGATAGCGAGCTGCATGGCTTCGCGGTGCGGAAGCTGCCAGAGCTGCTGCGGGAGCGCGAACTGTCCTTGGGCACCGTGGACAAGGTGTTCGCGTCGCAGTGGCTGAACGCCAGGCAGGTGGTGTGCGGTACCAAGTGCAACACGCTCTTCGTGGTGGACGTGCGGTCCAGCCAGGTAACGCGCATCCCCCTCATACGGGATCGTGGGCACCCGCCGGCCCACGCCCAGCCGGGCTGCGGCATCCATGCGGTCCAGCTGAATCCCTCCAAGACGCTGCTGGCCACCGGGGGCGAGAACCCCAACAGCCTGGCCGTCTACTGGTTGCCAACGCTGGATCCCTTGTGCCTGGGCGACCATGGCCACAAAGACTGGATCTTCGCCATCGCCTGGATGAGCGACACTGTGGTGGTGAGCGGCTCCCGCGACGGCACCTTGGGCATCTGGAAGATAGACCCCGACGTATTCCGGAGCAGCATCGCCTGGCGCAATGCTGCAGGGCTCTCCGTGTATGCCCACATCCGTCCCGCGGAAGTGGAGGATGTCCCCAGGGCCGCCACCAACCCACGTAACTGCAAGGTGCGGGCTGTGGCCTTCGGCGCCAAGAGGCAGGAGCTGGGAGCCGTGACCATGGATGGCTACTTCCACCTGTGGAAAGCCCAGAATACCCTGTCCAGGCTGTTGTCCATCAGGCTGCCTTACGGCAGAGAGAACGTGTGCCTGACCTACTGCGATGAGTTGTCCCTGTACGCGGTAGGCTCCCAGTCCCATGTCTCTTTCCTGGACCTGCGCCAGGGTCACCAGAGCATCCGGTACCTGTGCTCCCGCGAGGGCGGCACGGGTGTGCGCTCTCTCAGCTTCTATGAGCACATCGTCACCATGGGCACCGGCCAGGGCTCTCTGCTCTTCTATGACATCCGCGCGCAGAAGTTCCTGGAGGAGAAGGTCTCGGACAGCCAGCACTCCTCTCCGCGGCCCACAGGGCGGAGGTTCAGGCTGATTTGTGGCAGAGGCTGGCTCAACCAAGATGACCTGCAGATGAACGACCTCAGTGCCTTGGCCGAGTTGCCCAATGCTCTCTACACCCATTGCTACAACTGGCCGGAGATGAAGCTCTTCGTCGCTGGCGGCCCTCTTCCTTCAAACCTCCGTGGGAACTATGCAGGCCTCTGGAGCTAA
- the LOC139181261 gene encoding DDB1- and CUL4-associated factor 12-like protein 2 yields MLRSPVRDSSPGSPALSSHAAPRPPPGMAPEQTGNKKREEPAPQKAAEGSSSLSSSSPSSSSPGSSSPGSSSPGSAAVHADGPQPPTKPKRMVVRRSLVDYLRGREVGAPGRAGLSGFDSELHGFAVRKLPELLRERELSLGTVDKVFASQWLNARQVVCGTKCNTLFVVDVRSSQVTRIPLIRDRRHPPARAQPGCGIHAVQLNPSKTLLATGGENPNSLAVYWLPTLDPLCLGDHGHKDWIFAIAWMSDTVVVSGSRDGTLGIWKIDPDVFRSSIAWRNPAELSVYAHIRPAEVEDVRRAATNPRNCKVGAVAFSAKRQELGAVTMDGYFHLWKAQNTLSKLLYIRLPYCRENVCLTYCDELSLYAVGSQSHVSFLDLRQGHQSIRYLCSREGGTGVRSLSFYEHIVTVGTGHGSLLFYDIRAQKFLEEKVSDSQHSSPRPTGRRFRLICGRGWLNQDDLQMNDLSALDELPNALYTHCYNWPEMKLFVAGGPLPSSLRGNYAGLWS; encoded by the coding sequence ATGCTCCGCTCGCCTGTCCGCGACTCCTCGCCCGGCTCGCCAGCCCTGTCTTCCCacgccgccccccgcccgccgcccggcATGGCCCCGGAGCAAACAGGTAACAAGAAGCGGGAAGAGCCGGCGCCCCAGAAGGCCGCAGAGGGCTCGTCGTCGCTGAGCTCGTCGTCGCCGAGCTCGTCGTCGCCGGGCTCGTCGTCGCCGGGCTCGTCGTCGCCGGGCTCGGCGGCGGTGCACGCAGACGGCCCGCAGCCTCCCACGAAGCCCAAGCGGATGGTGGTGCGGCGCTCACTGGTGGACTACCTGAGGGGGCGCGAGGTGGGCGCGCCGGGCCGCGCCGGGCTCTCAGGTTTCGATAGCGAGCTGCATGGCTTCGCGGTGCGGAAGCTGCCAGAGCTGCTGCGGGAGCGCGAACTGTCCTTGGGCACCGTGGACAAGGTGTTCGCGTCGCAGTGGCTGAACGCCAGGCAGGTGGTGTGCGGTACCAAGTGCAACACGCTCTTCGTGGTGGACGTGCGGTCCAGCCAGGTAACGCGCATCCCCCTCATACGGGATCGTCGGCACCCGCCGGCCCGCGCCCAGCCGGGCTGCGGCATCCATGCGGTCCAGCTGAATCCCTCCAAGACGCTGCTGGCCACCGGGGGCGAGAACCCCAACAGCCTGGCCGTCTACTGGTTGCCAACGCTGGATCCCTTGTGCCTGGGCGACCACGGCCACAAAGACTGGATCTTCGCCATCGCCTGGATGAGCGACACGGTGGTGGTGAGCGGCTCCCGCGACGGCACCTTGGGCATCTGGAAGATAGACCCCGACGTATTCCGGAGCAGCATCGCCTGGCGCAATCCTGCAGAGCTCTCCGTGTATGCCCACATCCGTCCCGCGGAAGTGGAGGATGTCCGCAGGGCCGCCACCAACCCACGTAACTGCAAGGTCGGTGCTGTGGCCTTCAGCGCCAAGAGGCAGGAGCTGGGAGCCGTGACCATGGATGGCTACTTCCACCTGTGGAAAGCCCAGAATACCCTGTCCAAGCTGTTGTACATCAGGCTGCCTTACTGCAGAGAGAACGTGTGCCTGACCTACTGCGATGAGTTGTCCCTGTACGCGGTAGGCTCCCAGTCCCATGTCTCTTTCCTGGACCTGCGCCAGGGTCACCAGAGCATCCGGTACCTGTGCTCCCGCGAGGGCGGCACGGGTGTGCGCTCTCTCAGCTTCTATGAGCACATCGTCACCGTGGGCACTGGCCACGGCTCTCTGCTCTTCTATGACATCCGCGCGCAGAAGTTCCTGGAGGAGAAGGTCTCGGACAGCCAGCACTCCTCTCCGCGGCCCACAGGGCGGAGGTTCAGGCTGATTTGTGGCAGAGGCTGGCTCAACCAAGATGACCTGCAGATGAACGACCTCAGTGCCTTGGACGAGTTGCCCAATGCTCTCTACACCCATTGCTACAACTGGCCGGAGATGAAGCTCTTCGTCGCTGGCGGCCCTCTTCCTTCAAGCCTCCGTGGGAACTATGCAGGCCTCTGGAGCTAA
- the LOC109554757 gene encoding DDB1- and CUL4-associated factor 12-like protein 2 yields the protein MAPEQTGNKKREEPAPQKAAEGSSSLSSSSLSSSSPGSAAVHADGPQPPKKPKRMVVRRSLVDYLRGREVGAPGRAGLSGFDSELHGFAVRKLPELLRERELSLGTVDKVFASQWLNARQVVCGTKCNTLFVVDVRSSQVTRIPLIRDRRHTPARAQPGCGIHAVQLNPSKTLMATRGENPNSLAVYWLPTLDPLCLGDHGHKDWIFAIAWMSDTVVVSGSRDGTLGIWKIDPDVFRRNAEGLSVYAHIRPAEVEDVPRASTNRRNSKVRAMAFSATRQELGAVTMDGYFHLWKAQNTLSKLLSIRLPYCRENVCLTFCGELSLYAVGSQSHVSFLDLRQGHQSIRYLCSHEGSTGVRSLSFYEHMVTVGTGHGSLLFYDIRAQKFLEEKVSDSQHSSPRPTGRRFRLICGRGWLNQDDLQMNDLSALGELPNALYTHCYNWPEMKLFVAGGPLPSILRGNYAGLWS from the coding sequence ATGGCCCCGGAGCAAACAGGTAACAAGAAGCGGGAAGAGCCGGCGCCCCAGAAGGCCGCAGAGGGCTCGTCGTCGCTGAGCTCCTCGTCGCTGAGCTCGTCGTCGCCGGGCTCGGCGGCGGTGCACGCAGACGGCCCGCAGCCTCCCAAGAAGCCCAAGCGGATGGTGGTGCGGCGCTCACTGGTGGACTACCTGAGGGGGCGCGAGGTGGGcgcgccgggccgggccgggctcTCAGGTTTCGATAGCGAGCTGCATGGCTTCGCGGTGCGGAAGCTGCCAGAGCTGCTGCGGGAGCGCGAACTGTCCTTGGGCACCGTGGACAAGGTGTTCGCGTCGCAGTGGCTGAACGCCAGGCAGGTGGTGTGCGGTACCAAGTGCAACACGCTCTTCGTGGTGGACGTGCGGTCCAGCCAGGTAACGCGCATCCCCCTCATACGGGATCGTCGGCACACGCCCGCCCGCGCCCAGCCGGGCTGCGGCATCCATGCGGTCCAGCTGAATCCCTCCAAGACACTGATGGCCACCAGGGGTGAGAACCCCAACAGCCTGGCCGTCTACTGGTTGCCAACGCTGGATCCCTTGTGCCTGGGCGACCATGGCCACAAAGACTGGATCTTCGCCATCGCGTGGATGAGCGACACGGTGGTGGTGAGCGGCTCCCGCGACGGCACCTTGGGCATCTGGAAGATAGACCCCGACGTATTCCGGCGCAATGCTGAAGGGCTCTCCGTGTATGCCCACATCCGTCCCGCGGAAGTGGAGGATGTCCCCAGGGCCTCCACCAACCGACGTAACTCCAAGGTGCGGGCTATGGCCTTCAGCGCCACGAGGCAGGAGCTGGGAGCCGTAACCATGGATGGCTACTTCCACCTGTGGAAAGCCCAGAATACCTTGTCCAAGCTGTTGTCCATCAGGCTGCCTTACTGCAGAGAGAACGTGTGCCTGACCTTCTGCGGTGAGTTGTCCCTGTACGCGGTAGGCTCCCAGTCCCATGTGTCTTTCCTGGACCTGCGCCAGGGTCACCAGAGCATCCGGTACCTGTGCTCCCACGAGGGCAGCACGGGTGTGCGCTCCCTCAGCTTCTATGAGCACATGGTCACCGTGGGCACTGGCCACGGCTCTCTGCTGTTCTATGACATCCGCGCACAGAAGTTCCTGGAGGAGAAGGTCTCGGATAGCCAGCACTCCTCTCCGCGGCCCACAGGGAGGAGGTTCAGGCTGATTTGTGGCAGAGGCTGGCTCAACCAAGATGACCTGCAGATGAACGACCTCAGTGCCTTGGGCGAGTTGCCCAATGCTCTCTACACCCATTGCTACAACTGGCCGGAGATGAAGCTCTTCGTCGCTGGCGGCCCTCTTCCTTCAATCCTCCGTGGGAACTATGCAGGCCTCTGGAGCTAA